A genomic region of Dactylococcopsis salina PCC 8305 contains the following coding sequences:
- a CDS encoding WCX domain-containing protein, whose protein sequence is MFNTFWFFRDIAKYWEQCEVIEPQSVRDRVLEKITQLEERYHQ, encoded by the coding sequence ATCTTTAATACCTTCTGGTTTTTCCGTGATATTGCCAAATACTGGGAACAATGTGAAGTGATTGAACCGCAAAGTGTGCGCGATCGAGTTTTAGAAAAGATTACCCAATTAGAGGAACGATATCACCAATAA